TTCTCCGGTTTATCCTCCCAGGAATAATACTCTTAACTAAAGGGTGAATTGAAATCCCCTCAAGTAAAGGCAAAATATCATCAATAATTGTATGTTCCTGTTTAATCTTATCAATCTTATATTTGCCACCCATTTATAATCACCAACTCAAAATGTATTATAACATATAATAGTTTTCAAGTACAGTTTAAAACTATATTAATATACCTTCAATAGTATACATCCCCGGTACCAACCCAGTATCAACCCAGTACCAACCCAGTACCAACCCACTCCTGATACTTCTTATAAATACTTTAAATAAACTATTCTGAAATAACTTAAAATTTACATAAGTAAAACTTCAAAATAAAACTGAATTATTTTCAAAAAACCCTTGACGCATCGAACATACTACGTTATAATATATTTTGTGTTGAGGTAATTAAATAATAAATTTTCAAGCTGACGTAGCTCAATTGGTAGAGCAGCTGCCTTGTAAGCAGCAGGTTACCGGTTCAAGTCCGGTCGTCAGCTCCATTTTTATTTATAGCTGAAAAATCAAAGAATCCAGCTAACACCTACATAGAAAATATTGCTAATAACTAAATATAATTTACCAGTTCTGCTCAATCCTTTGATTGAGCATTATTTTATTTAAATCAACATTTGTATCATAAACAAAGATATCTATCCCGGCCTCTCTGGCTTTATCTAAAGTTTCAGCAAAATCAGGATCAATCTCCTCACAGGGCTTAAATAATTCAGCCTGTTCCTGCTGAACAATAAATAAAACTCCAGCCAGATTACCAGTTACATCTTTCCACTTAATCAACTCCTCAAGATGCCTGACCCCTCTTTTAGTTGGAGCATCTGGAAAACAGGCCTGGCCATCATCTACTAAATTAACAGATTTAACCTCTAAAAGATATTCATCACCATCAGTAGCATTTAATAAAAAATCAAACCTGGAA
The genomic region above belongs to Halonatronomonas betaini and contains:
- the sfsA gene encoding DNA/RNA nuclease SfsA, with product MELPYIDFSDNLLKAKIIARPNRFVLICEDESSNKIKLHLPDPGRLPLIIKEGRVVYYKPTDNPERKTAGSVILVKLDNDEFVSMNSHLANDLAEVGLENEFFDGLSDYSINRREYTWGNSRFDFLLNATDGDEYLLEVKSVNLVDDGQACFPDAPTKRGVRHLEELIKWKDVTGNLAGVLFIVQQEQAELFKPCEEIDPDFAETLDKAREAGIDIFVYDTNVDLNKIMLNQRIEQNW